One genomic window of Streptomyces sp. NBC_01276 includes the following:
- a CDS encoding SAM-dependent methyltransferase: MSAQGGVRGPVRWRAAMEAALYGPGGFYVRPGGPGPAGHFRTSVHASPLYAGAVARLLRTVDGELGHPERLDLVDVGAGRGELLTGVLAALPPEVAGRVRPYAVERAARPQGLDPRIRWVAEPPEGTTGLLFANEWLDNVPLDVVEDGRYVLVGPDGTETPGGPLDAADRAWLERWWPGAAAGDEGRAEIGRGRDEAWAAAVATLERGLAVAVDYAHTRAARPPFGTLTGFREGREVPPVPDGGCDVTAHVALDACAGPGAALLTQREALTALGVPCGRPPLALASTDPAAYVRALSAAGEAAELTARGGLGDFGWLVQPVGIPAWPPV; the protein is encoded by the coding sequence ATGAGCGCTCAGGGCGGAGTCAGGGGACCGGTCCGGTGGCGGGCCGCCATGGAGGCCGCGCTGTACGGTCCGGGCGGGTTCTACGTGCGTCCCGGCGGTCCCGGGCCCGCGGGGCACTTCCGCACCTCCGTGCACGCCTCGCCGCTCTACGCGGGGGCCGTGGCCCGGTTGCTGCGCACGGTGGACGGGGAGCTCGGGCATCCGGAGCGGCTCGACCTGGTCGACGTCGGCGCGGGGCGCGGCGAGCTGCTGACCGGGGTGCTGGCCGCGCTGCCGCCCGAGGTGGCCGGGCGGGTGCGGCCGTACGCGGTGGAGCGCGCGGCGCGGCCGCAGGGGCTCGACCCGCGGATCCGCTGGGTGGCGGAGCCCCCCGAAGGGACGACGGGCCTGCTGTTCGCCAACGAGTGGCTGGACAACGTCCCCCTCGACGTCGTGGAGGACGGCCGCTACGTCCTGGTCGGCCCGGACGGTACGGAGACCCCCGGCGGCCCCCTCGACGCGGCGGACCGGGCCTGGCTGGAGCGGTGGTGGCCCGGCGCGGCGGCGGGCGACGAGGGCCGGGCCGAGATCGGCCGGGGCCGCGACGAGGCCTGGGCGGCGGCCGTCGCCACCCTGGAGCGGGGCCTGGCGGTGGCGGTGGACTACGCCCACACCCGCGCGGCCCGGCCCCCGTTCGGCACCCTGACCGGGTTCCGGGAGGGCCGGGAGGTACCGCCGGTCCCGGACGGCGGCTGCGACGTCACCGCGCACGTGGCGCTCGACGCCTGCGCGGGGCCGGGGGCCGCCCTGCTCACCCAGCGGGAGGCCCTGACCGCCCTCGGCGTCCCGTGCGGCCGCCCGCCGCTGGCCCTGGCCTCCACCGACCCGGCGGCGTACGTCCGGGCCCTGTCGGCGGCGGGCGAGGCGGCGGAGCTCACGGCCCGCGGCGGCCTGGGCGACTTCGGCTGGCTGGTGCAGCCGGTCGGGATCCCGGCGTGGCCGCCGGTGTAG
- a CDS encoding sensor histidine kinase, giving the protein MQRLYDFIRRHPTSVDSFWAVLLFGLSMLIVADDSGVAGTSTLHRLLAVPCVIALCTAVALRRKWTVAMFWLTVGAGVWQLVLGPTANLFDFAMLVVLYTVAAGDVPRWISRTALGMGLLASPLYFARFGVDKGPSGAEAILFTLFMMVPFALAWVLGDSLRTRRAYYAQLVERNQRLEKEREAQAKVAVAAERARIARELHDVVAHNVSVMVVQADGAAYVMDAAPEQAKEALQTISGTGRQALAEMRRLLGVLRTGEPQESEDYVPQPDVEQIEVLVEQVRAAGLTVDFEVEGTPRRLPSGVELTAYRIVQEALTNTRKHGGPEARASVRLVYFDDGLGLLVEDDGRGATHELYEDGGADGAGHGLIGMRERIGMVGGTLDAGPRPGGGFRISALLPLKKR; this is encoded by the coding sequence GTGCAGCGCCTCTACGACTTCATCCGCCGACACCCGACGAGCGTCGACAGCTTCTGGGCCGTCCTCCTCTTCGGGCTGTCGATGCTGATCGTCGCGGACGACTCCGGGGTGGCCGGCACGAGCACCCTGCACCGGCTGCTGGCCGTGCCGTGCGTCATCGCGCTGTGCACCGCCGTCGCGCTGCGCCGCAAGTGGACCGTGGCGATGTTCTGGCTGACGGTCGGGGCGGGCGTGTGGCAGCTGGTGCTGGGCCCGACGGCGAACCTCTTCGACTTCGCGATGCTGGTGGTCCTCTACACCGTGGCCGCCGGTGACGTCCCGCGCTGGATCTCGCGCACCGCGCTGGGCATGGGACTGCTCGCCTCCCCGCTCTACTTCGCGCGCTTCGGCGTGGACAAGGGCCCCAGCGGCGCCGAGGCCATCCTGTTCACCCTGTTCATGATGGTCCCCTTCGCCCTCGCCTGGGTGCTGGGCGACTCGCTGCGCACCCGCCGCGCCTACTACGCGCAGCTCGTCGAGCGGAACCAGCGCCTGGAGAAGGAGCGCGAGGCCCAGGCCAAGGTGGCGGTGGCCGCCGAGCGCGCCCGGATCGCCCGCGAGCTGCACGACGTCGTCGCGCACAACGTGTCGGTGATGGTCGTCCAGGCCGACGGGGCCGCGTACGTCATGGACGCGGCGCCGGAGCAGGCCAAGGAGGCCCTCCAGACCATCTCGGGGACCGGCCGTCAGGCGCTCGCCGAGATGCGGCGGCTGCTGGGCGTGCTGCGCACCGGCGAGCCGCAGGAGTCCGAGGACTACGTGCCGCAGCCGGACGTCGAGCAGATCGAAGTGCTGGTCGAGCAGGTGCGGGCGGCCGGACTGACGGTGGACTTCGAGGTCGAGGGCACGCCGCGCAGGCTGCCCAGCGGCGTGGAGCTGACCGCGTACCGGATCGTCCAGGAGGCGCTGACGAACACGCGCAAGCACGGCGGACCGGAGGCACGGGCGAGCGTACGGCTGGTCTACTTCGACGACGGGCTCGGCCTGCTGGTCGAGGACGACGGGCGGGGCGCGACGCACGAACTGTACGAGGACGGCGGCGCCGACGGCGCCGGGCACGGCCTGATCGGCATGCGGGAACGCATCGGTATGGTCGGGGGAACCCTGGACGCGGGCCCGCGGCCGGGCGGAGGCTTCCGCATCAGCGCGCTGCTCCCGCTCAAGAAGAGATGA
- a CDS encoding DUF6177 family protein: MTKDVIALTPKMPDTAALLVALAGGGTGLDAASAADGAVIQLLGAGGRPLVSVEAPVLVQVPGETERLLGTPARVPVWWTETRASTAVPEAADLAGAVAGRLAEVLGGAVWPPGAGRVTAVPVTSEASAAPAPVGALPTVDVVTESTAVVLADRPVIPLTAWLSDVLRTTAGFGAALHIVTPAHCRLSLPLRTVLTGAPNRWVVQDPECGYYDGLSGAVLSWQDGTFAPARDAAGEPRAAAAFLRADGAEAGEHRLTVQFRTEHPAEGELLLGRSVEAAWRALTGGPPAGWGTAEPVNLPWSPRQLTDLARSRAPEPTLLTVVGAGALAVVRVTRTAAGVEEDVTLTLGYGPADPAPLDALAGLAGTVADGHGLVSMLASVGPGRRDLSVTPRFGRPPLPVSFTLGGAGVAEVTLTHARRPPLALRPSTIGPARRPGLYYPLGDGTDPAAWDTLSTLMAHLGTTV, translated from the coding sequence GTGACCAAGGACGTCATCGCCCTCACCCCCAAGATGCCCGACACCGCCGCGCTGCTCGTGGCCCTCGCGGGCGGCGGCACCGGGCTCGACGCGGCCTCCGCCGCCGACGGGGCCGTGATCCAGCTGCTGGGCGCGGGCGGCCGGCCCCTGGTCTCGGTCGAAGCACCGGTGCTGGTCCAGGTCCCGGGCGAGACCGAACGGCTCCTCGGCACTCCCGCGCGGGTCCCCGTCTGGTGGACGGAGACCCGCGCGTCCACCGCCGTCCCCGAGGCGGCCGACCTCGCCGGGGCCGTCGCCGGGCGGCTCGCCGAGGTCCTCGGCGGCGCCGTCTGGCCCCCGGGCGCGGGCCGGGTCACCGCCGTCCCCGTGACCTCCGAGGCCTCCGCGGCGCCCGCGCCCGTCGGGGCCCTGCCGACCGTCGACGTGGTCACCGAGTCCACCGCCGTCGTCCTCGCGGACCGGCCCGTGATCCCGCTGACGGCCTGGCTCTCCGACGTCCTGCGCACCACCGCCGGCTTCGGCGCGGCCCTGCACATCGTCACCCCCGCCCACTGCCGGCTCAGCCTGCCGCTGCGCACCGTGCTGACGGGCGCACCGAACCGATGGGTGGTCCAGGACCCGGAGTGCGGTTACTACGACGGCCTCTCCGGGGCGGTGCTGAGCTGGCAGGACGGCACCTTCGCCCCCGCCCGTGACGCCGCGGGCGAGCCCCGGGCAGCCGCCGCCTTCCTCCGGGCCGACGGGGCGGAAGCGGGCGAACACCGGCTGACGGTGCAGTTCCGCACCGAGCACCCGGCCGAGGGGGAGCTGCTGCTCGGCCGCTCCGTGGAGGCCGCCTGGCGCGCCCTGACCGGGGGTCCGCCCGCCGGCTGGGGCACCGCCGAGCCGGTGAACCTGCCCTGGTCGCCCCGGCAGCTGACCGACCTCGCGCGCAGCCGGGCGCCGGAGCCGACCCTGCTCACGGTCGTGGGCGCGGGCGCGCTGGCCGTCGTACGGGTGACCCGCACGGCGGCCGGGGTCGAGGAGGACGTCACCCTGACCCTGGGGTACGGCCCCGCCGACCCGGCGCCGCTCGACGCCCTCGCCGGCCTGGCGGGGACGGTGGCCGACGGGCACGGCCTGGTCAGCATGCTCGCCTCCGTCGGGCCGGGCCGCCGGGACCTGAGCGTGACCCCGCGCTTCGGCCGGCCCCCGCTGCCGGTGTCGTTCACCCTGGGCGGGGCGGGCGTCGCCGAGGTCACCCTGACCCACGCCCGGCGCCCGCCGCTGGCCCTGCGCCCGTCCACGATCGGCCCCGCCCGCCGTCCGGGCCTGTACTACCCCCTGGGCGACGGCACCGACCCGGCGGCCTGGGACACCCTGTCCACCCTCATGGCCCACCTGGGCACCACGGTCTGA
- a CDS encoding response regulator transcription factor — MSIRVMLVDDQVLLRTGFRMVLAAQPDMEVVAEAGDGLEALEVLRATKVDVVLMDVRMPRLDGVEATRRICEPEEHPKVIILTTFDLDEYAFSGLKAGASGFMLKDVPPAELLAAIRSVHSGDAVVAPSTTRRLLDRFAPMLPTTTQEPRNKEIDRLTDREREVMLLVAQGLSNGEIAGRLVLSEATVKTHVGRILTKLGLRDRVQVVVLAYETGLVRAGGL, encoded by the coding sequence ATGTCCATTCGCGTGATGCTCGTCGACGACCAGGTGCTGCTGCGCACGGGTTTCCGGATGGTGCTCGCCGCCCAGCCGGACATGGAGGTCGTCGCCGAGGCGGGTGACGGCCTGGAGGCGCTGGAGGTGCTGCGGGCCACGAAGGTGGACGTGGTGCTGATGGACGTGCGCATGCCGCGGCTCGACGGGGTCGAGGCGACGCGGCGGATCTGTGAGCCGGAGGAACACCCGAAGGTGATCATCCTGACCACCTTCGACCTGGACGAGTACGCGTTCTCGGGGCTCAAGGCGGGGGCGAGCGGCTTCATGCTGAAGGACGTCCCGCCGGCGGAGCTGCTGGCGGCGATCCGCTCCGTGCACAGCGGGGACGCGGTGGTGGCCCCGTCCACCACCCGCCGGCTGCTGGACCGGTTCGCGCCGATGCTGCCGACGACGACGCAGGAGCCGCGGAACAAGGAGATCGACCGGCTGACGGACCGCGAGCGCGAGGTCATGCTGCTGGTGGCCCAGGGCCTGTCGAACGGCGAGATCGCGGGGCGGCTGGTCCTCTCGGAGGCCACCGTGAAGACCCACGTGGGCCGCATCCTGACGAAGCTGGGCCTGCGCGACCGGGTCCAGGTCGTGGTCCTGGCCTACGAGACGGGCCTGGTCCGCGCGGGCGGCCTGTAG